CTGAGAAAATGACATCAGAGTTCGTCAGCAAAATTTCAGAAGCATCTTGCCATGGAATGCTAATTTTATCATTATGCAAAGTAAGTCACTTAGAAAAAGAAGACCGATCAAATGGAAAAGGAACCAGATTTCatatcaaaaggaaaacaaactgTAATTGCAAGTCTTTGTCCATATATGATATAGAGATGCAGTCGAGCAAGTTTACAAACACAGCTGCATAAGCAGTTAACTAAATCACGGCTATATACACATTCAAACATGCAAACTCCCAATGGCTATTAGACGAGAAGGCACCATTTGCAGGATCCATAAAGGATGCAAAATCTCCAAAGTTTTTTTTTGCCCTCTAcaaacaacaataaaaaaacCCATACCGTCATATGGAGGATAGGCATTTTCTTGGATGACATGAGATGGCAGCCAAAAGTTTAGCTTCATGAATGTTTCCAGCATTGCAACTAAAATCATGTAACTCCACCACCGCTCTTATTCAGAAGGCAATGTTCTATTGATTCATCACAAAGCTCAAGCGTTGAATTAATATCTCCTTCCTTGTACCTTACATCTAGAAAGATGCCATATAATTCTTGATCTCCATGCAGCCCTTCCATTCTCATGTCTTCAAAAAGTTGTCTTGCTTCCAaatatttcttcttcttgataAAGCCTTTGATGAGACTTATATATGCATCAACTGCAAGGCTAAGACCCTTTTCAACCATTTGTCGATGCACAAACCATGCCTCTTTCATGTTCCTTGCCTTGCAATGCCCTCGTATTAATATATTATAGGTATTTCCATCTGGCTCAATTCCTTGATCACACATTCTCCGGTAAATGTGAGTCGTTGCACGCATATTTTTCCTAATGCTGTATTGCTTCATGAGAGAATTATATGTGGCTGCATTTGGCATTACACCTTTCTCTAACATCCACTGTAGCAACTTTTCACCATCTTCTAGCAACCCAGACATACAAAATCCATTTATCAGTACATTAAATGTAACAACAGTTGGTTGAAGTCCTTTACTCAACATCTCATGCAGAAGCTCATGAGCCCTGATCAACTCTCCAGATTTACAGTATGCATCCATCAATGTGGTGTAAGTATATGTATCAGGCCGAATTCCAGAGACCTCCATATCTTGCATTAAACTAACTGCTTGCACTATATTTCCAGATTTACAAAAACCATTGACCAGTGAGTTATAGGTGACAATATTCAGTTCCAGACCTTTTTGACGCATCTCATGAAGCAGCTCATTTGCTGCATCTAATTCACCTTGTTTACAAAGCCCATCAGCAAGTGCAGTATAAGTAACAACGTTTGGTATCAGTCCCTGTTGCACCATTTGGTTGTGTAGAGAAAATGCAAATTTAATTTCACCAGCTTTGCAATATCCATCAATAAGTGTTGTATAAGTGACCTCATCTGCTTCCAATCCTCTTCTAAGCATTTCCTGGAAGAGCTTATTGGCTTCAACAACTTTTCCACTCTGACAAAGACCATAGATGAGAGATGTATATACCACATAATCAGGAATAAGTTTCTGAATTTGCATTTCATCAAACAATCTATATGCAGCAGAAATATTTCCAGCTTTACAGAAACCATCAATAAGAGTAGCATAAACTACATTATCTGGAGCAACCCCCTGGGAAATCATCTCCCTCAATATTCTCTCAGCATCCAGTACTTTACCAGCCTTACACAGAATTAGGATGATGCTATTGAAGGTGAACACATTTGGCTTCAACCCTTTTACCTGCATTGCTTCAATAATCTTTAAAACAATTTTAAGTTCCCCAGCTTTAGAATAGCCATCAATTACAGTACTATAGCTTATAACATCAGGTATACAACCCCTAAACTCCATTTGCAAAAGTAAACCGTGAGCTTCTTTCACTTTATTTAATTGACAGAGACAATGGATCACCATATTATATGAAGCAGTGTTCCAGCA
This portion of the Coffea eugenioides isolate CCC68of chromosome 11, Ceug_1.0, whole genome shotgun sequence genome encodes:
- the LOC113751695 gene encoding pentatricopeptide repeat-containing protein At1g05670, mitochondrial; translated protein: MNKYSIFLSAHRCQVFSFHLHFGSAKSSCSFIFYVNRFFIRKLSAFRSSTARPFPDYCPKKPSIKDSKLIHQISMTLKQRRSEQLRRTLRPFESKFRPDHLIWVLMNVKNDYRLVLDFFDWSCLRRDPSLEARCIVIQIAVAAKDSAMAHRLMHDYWTNPNLDVDLSFLQFLEKLIYTYKDWGSSPHVFDIFFQVLVEVGILDNARKLFDKMLYYGLILSVDSCNLYLSHLSNSNHGIQKVLRTYGELSGLGVCWNTASYNMVIHCLCQLNKVKEAHGLLLQMEFRGCIPDVISYSTVIDGYSKAGELKIVLKIIEAMQVKGLKPNVFTFNSIILILCKAGKVLDAERILREMISQGVAPDNVVYATLIDGFCKAGNISAAYRLFDEMQIQKLIPDYVVYTSLIYGLCQSGKVVEANKLFQEMLRRGLEADEVTYTTLIDGYCKAGEIKFAFSLHNQMVQQGLIPNVVTYTALADGLCKQGELDAANELLHEMRQKGLELNIVTYNSLVNGFCKSGNIVQAVSLMQDMEVSGIRPDTYTYTTLMDAYCKSGELIRAHELLHEMLSKGLQPTVVTFNVLINGFCMSGLLEDGEKLLQWMLEKGVMPNAATYNSLMKQYSIRKNMRATTHIYRRMCDQGIEPDGNTYNILIRGHCKARNMKEAWFVHRQMVEKGLSLAVDAYISLIKGFIKKKKYLEARQLFEDMRMEGLHGDQELYGIFLDVRYKEGDINSTLELCDESIEHCLLNKSGGGVT